The following coding sequences are from one Streptomyces dengpaensis window:
- a CDS encoding DUF7144 family membrane protein: MSQDASQPSGTPHATGDPSHTAGDPARTTGDPARTTGDPSRTTGTGAPGSGVPSGGQNAWAAGGAFFAGILMVVNGILAVLQGIAAIAEDAMYASVDGYMYRINLTGWGWILVILGAVAIATGWGILKDAEWARVTGIVIAALSMIAQFLFLPYAPLWSFIVIAVDFFVIWALATYRPVAARA; the protein is encoded by the coding sequence ATGAGCCAGGATGCCTCGCAGCCGTCGGGCACTCCGCATGCCACAGGGGACCCGTCGCACACGGCCGGGGACCCGGCGCGCACCACCGGGGACCCGGCGCGCACCACCGGGGACCCTTCGCGCACCACCGGTACGGGAGCGCCGGGCTCCGGAGTTCCGTCGGGGGGCCAGAACGCCTGGGCGGCCGGAGGCGCCTTCTTCGCGGGCATCCTCATGGTGGTGAACGGCATCCTCGCCGTTCTCCAGGGCATCGCCGCCATCGCCGAGGACGCCATGTACGCAAGCGTGGACGGCTATATGTACCGGATCAACCTCACCGGCTGGGGCTGGATCCTGGTGATCCTCGGCGCCGTCGCCATCGCCACCGGCTGGGGCATCCTCAAGGACGCCGAGTGGGCACGCGTCACCGGCATCGTGATCGCGGCGCTGAGCATGATCGCCCAGTTTCTCTTCCTGCCCTACGCGCCCCTCTGGTCCTTCATCGTGATCGCCGTCGACTTCTTCGTGATCTGGGCGCTCGCCACGTACAGGCCGGTCGCCGCGCGGGCCTGA
- a CDS encoding cation transporter gives MAGASPGLSTVRRDLLARRIRLLVGATIAYNVVEAAVALTAGAAASSTALIGFGLDSVIEVSSAAAVAWQFSAGDHAVREARERRALRIIAMSFYALATYVTVDAVRTIAGAGDADRSFVGIGLAAVSLFVMPVLSAAQRRTGRELGSASAVADSRQTLLCTYLSAVLLAGLAANAAFGWTWADPVAALVIAGVAVKEGRDAWRGEGCCAPSADVPSCGGGCDCCS, from the coding sequence ATGGCCGGCGCATCTCCCGGACTGTCCACGGTCCGCCGTGACCTGCTCGCCCGGCGCATACGCCTCCTGGTCGGCGCGACCATCGCGTACAACGTCGTCGAGGCCGCCGTCGCCCTGACCGCCGGGGCCGCCGCCTCCTCCACGGCGCTCATCGGCTTCGGCCTCGACTCCGTCATCGAGGTGTCCTCGGCGGCGGCCGTGGCCTGGCAGTTCTCCGCCGGCGACCACGCCGTGCGCGAGGCGCGTGAACGCAGGGCGCTGCGGATCATCGCGATGTCGTTCTACGCGCTCGCCACCTACGTCACGGTGGACGCCGTACGGACCATCGCGGGCGCCGGGGACGCGGACCGCTCCTTCGTCGGCATCGGCCTGGCTGCCGTTTCGCTGTTCGTGATGCCCGTCCTGTCCGCGGCCCAGCGCCGGACCGGGCGCGAACTCGGCTCCGCCTCCGCCGTCGCGGACTCCCGGCAGACCCTGCTGTGCACCTATCTGTCGGCCGTGCTGCTGGCCGGCCTGGCGGCGAACGCCGCGTTCGGCTGGACGTGGGCCGACCCCGTCGCCGCCCTGGTCATCGCCGGAGTCGCGGTGAAGGAGGGGCGCGACGCGTGGCGGGGCGAGGGGTGCTGCGCCCCATCGGCGGACGTCCCCTCCTGCGGCGGAGGTTGTGACTGCTGCTCCTGA
- a CDS encoding ArsR/SmtB family transcription factor, whose product MLTLASEIEVLARFGRALADPIRCRLLLALREAPAHPSDLADALGISRTRLSNHLACLRDCGLVVAVPVGRRTRYELADPRLGHALDDLRTAVVAVEADRTCADAEEKGCC is encoded by the coding sequence GTGCTGACACTCGCCTCCGAGATCGAGGTCCTGGCCCGCTTCGGCCGGGCCCTCGCCGATCCGATTCGCTGCCGGCTGCTGCTCGCCCTGCGCGAGGCGCCGGCCCACCCGTCCGATCTGGCGGACGCGCTGGGCATCTCGCGGACGCGGCTCTCCAACCACCTGGCCTGCCTGCGGGACTGCGGCCTGGTCGTGGCCGTACCGGTGGGCCGCCGTACGCGCTACGAGCTCGCCGACCCGCGGCTCGGACACGCGCTGGACGATCTGCGCACGGCCGTGGTCGCCGTGGAGGCGGACCGTACGTGCGCGGACGCCGAGGAGAAGGGCTGCTGCTGA
- a CDS encoding phosphotransferase family protein: protein MSPDHPPGLDLDRLRGLLDRERPGLAQGPLTGRLIEGGRSNLTYTVSDGTSRWVVRRPPLGHVLATAHDMKREHRVISALYPTDVPVPRPVLLCEDDDVLGASFYVMEFVEGTPYRTADELAPLGPERTRGAVLSLVDTLVELHSVDPAEVGLADFGRPEGFLDRQLRRWGKQLDASRNRELTGIDELHAALGRALPHSPAPTVVHGDYRLDNVLIGDHDQIKAILDWEMSTLGDPLTDLGLLVMYSTPLGMPHSPVSTTAEAPGHPTPAELIERYAARSGRDVSAVSWYTAFAWFKLAVILEGIHYRYTLGQTVGRGFDRIGDLVPVFIEHGLSMLHTGLQEG from the coding sequence ATGAGCCCCGACCACCCGCCCGGACTCGACCTCGACCGGCTGCGCGGCCTGCTCGACCGCGAGCGGCCCGGTCTCGCACAGGGTCCCCTGACCGGCCGGCTGATCGAGGGCGGACGGTCGAACCTCACCTACACGGTGTCCGACGGCACCTCGCGCTGGGTCGTACGACGCCCCCCGCTCGGCCATGTGCTGGCCACCGCGCACGACATGAAGCGCGAGCACCGCGTGATCAGCGCCCTGTACCCGACGGATGTCCCGGTGCCGCGGCCGGTGCTGCTGTGCGAGGACGACGACGTGCTCGGGGCGTCCTTCTACGTCATGGAGTTCGTCGAGGGCACGCCGTACCGCACCGCCGACGAGCTCGCCCCGCTCGGCCCGGAGCGCACCCGGGGCGCGGTGCTGTCGCTGGTGGACACCCTGGTCGAACTGCACTCGGTGGACCCGGCCGAGGTGGGCCTCGCGGACTTCGGGCGGCCCGAGGGCTTCCTCGACCGGCAACTGCGCCGCTGGGGAAAGCAGTTGGACGCGTCCAGGAATCGTGAGCTCACGGGTATCGACGAGTTGCACGCGGCCTTGGGACGCGCGCTTCCGCACTCCCCCGCGCCCACCGTCGTCCACGGCGACTACCGGCTCGACAACGTCCTGATCGGCGACCACGACCAGATCAAGGCGATCCTCGACTGGGAGATGTCCACGCTCGGCGATCCGCTGACCGACCTGGGACTGCTGGTGATGTACAGCACGCCGCTCGGCATGCCCCACTCGCCGGTCTCCACCACCGCCGAGGCCCCCGGCCACCCGACACCGGCCGAGCTGATCGAACGGTACGCCGCCCGCTCGGGGCGCGACGTCTCCGCGGTCTCCTGGTACACGGCGTTCGCCTGGTTCAAGCTCGCCGTGATCCTCGAGGGCATCCACTACCGCTACACCCTGGGCCAGACGGTCGGCCGCGGTTTCGACCGCATCGGCGACCTGGTCCCGGTCTTCATCGAGCACGGTCTGAGCATGCTCCACACAGGTCTCCAGGAAGGCTGA
- a CDS encoding acyl-CoA dehydrogenase family protein → MDFAFDARTEELRAKLLAFMDEYVYPAEAVAEEQRAALASPWDTPAMVEELKAEARRQGLWNLFLPDSEYGATLTNLQYAPLAEITGRSPQLAPTALNCAAPDTGNMEVLAQFGDERQKKQWLEPLLAGEIRSAFAMTEPEVASSDATNITTHIERDGDQYVITGRKWYISGAMNPDCKIFIVMGKTDPEGSDIRRQQSMILVPRDTPGVTVKRAMQVFGYEDHWHGGHAEVIFDHARVPASNLIGEEGGGFAIAQARLGPGRIHHCMRLIGMAERAIELMCRRAVSRTAFGKPLAQQGVVQNWIADARVTVEQLRLLVLKTAWLMDTVGNRGAHTEIQAIKIATPRAVVGILDRAIQLHGAGGVSQDFPLAELYAGARTLMLADGPDEVHQRSLARRELKKYL, encoded by the coding sequence ATGGACTTCGCGTTCGACGCGCGCACCGAGGAACTGCGCGCCAAGCTGCTCGCCTTCATGGACGAGTACGTCTACCCGGCCGAGGCGGTCGCCGAGGAGCAGCGGGCCGCGCTGGCCTCGCCGTGGGACACCCCGGCCATGGTCGAGGAGCTGAAGGCGGAGGCGCGCAGGCAGGGCCTGTGGAACCTCTTCCTGCCCGACAGCGAGTACGGGGCCACGCTCACCAACCTCCAGTACGCCCCGCTCGCCGAGATCACCGGCCGCTCCCCGCAGCTGGCGCCCACCGCGCTGAACTGCGCCGCGCCGGACACCGGCAACATGGAGGTGCTCGCGCAGTTCGGCGACGAGCGGCAGAAGAAGCAGTGGCTGGAGCCGCTGCTGGCCGGTGAGATCCGCTCGGCGTTCGCGATGACCGAGCCGGAGGTGGCCTCCTCGGACGCCACGAACATCACCACGCACATCGAGCGGGACGGCGACCAGTACGTCATCACCGGCCGCAAGTGGTACATCTCCGGGGCGATGAACCCCGACTGCAAGATCTTCATCGTGATGGGCAAGACGGACCCGGAGGGGTCCGACATCCGCCGCCAGCAGTCGATGATCCTGGTCCCGCGCGACACGCCGGGCGTCACCGTCAAGCGCGCGATGCAGGTGTTCGGCTACGAGGACCACTGGCACGGCGGCCACGCCGAGGTGATCTTCGATCACGCACGGGTGCCCGCCTCGAATCTGATCGGCGAGGAGGGCGGCGGCTTCGCCATCGCCCAGGCCCGCCTCGGTCCGGGCCGCATCCACCACTGCATGCGGCTGATCGGCATGGCCGAGCGGGCGATCGAGCTGATGTGCCGGCGCGCGGTGTCCCGTACGGCGTTCGGCAAGCCGCTGGCCCAGCAGGGCGTGGTCCAGAACTGGATCGCCGACGCGCGGGTCACCGTCGAGCAGCTGCGCCTGCTGGTGTTGAAGACGGCCTGGCTGATGGACACCGTCGGCAACCGGGGCGCCCACACCGAGATCCAGGCCATCAAGATCGCCACGCCCCGCGCGGTGGTCGGCATCCTCGACCGGGCGATCCAGCTGCACGGGGCGGGCGGAGTCAGCCAGGACTTCCCGCTGGCGGAGCTGTACGCCGGCGCGCGCACCCTGATGCTCGCCGACGGACCGGACGAGGTCCACCAGCGGTCGCTGGCACGGCGGGAACTGAAGAAGTACCTGTGA
- a CDS encoding helix-turn-helix transcriptional regulator: protein MTNSPAPDQHLRDLARLRRVRDRIDREYAQPLDVEALARGAHMSAGHLSREFRRAYGESPYAYLMTRRIERAMALLRRGDLSVTEVCFTVGCSSLGTFSTRFTELVGMPPSVYRREAARATAGMPSCVAKQVTRPIRNREAAATGPQLA, encoded by the coding sequence GTGACCAACAGCCCCGCCCCGGACCAGCACCTGCGCGACCTCGCGCGGCTGCGCCGCGTCCGCGACCGGATCGACCGGGAGTACGCGCAGCCGCTGGACGTCGAGGCGCTCGCCCGCGGCGCGCACATGTCGGCCGGGCACCTCAGCCGGGAGTTCCGGCGGGCGTACGGCGAGTCGCCGTACGCCTATCTCATGACGCGGCGCATCGAGCGCGCGATGGCGCTGCTGCGCCGTGGCGACCTCAGCGTCACCGAGGTCTGCTTCACGGTCGGCTGCTCGTCGCTGGGCACCTTCAGCACGCGCTTCACCGAGCTGGTCGGCATGCCGCCCAGCGTCTATCGGCGCGAGGCGGCGCGCGCGACGGCGGGGATGCCGTCCTGCGTGGCCAAGCAGGTGACCCGACCGATCAGGAATCGAGAAGCCGCGGCCACCGGGCCGCAGCTAGCGTGA
- a CDS encoding VOC family protein, translating into MDITIHASFLPHDDPDASLAFYRDTLGFEVRNDVGTGKMRWITVGPVDQPGTNIVLAPPAADPGITDDERRTIAEMMAKGTYGWILLATKDVDSTFEQVQAGSAEVVQEPTDQPYGVRDCAFRDPAGNLIRIQEKR; encoded by the coding sequence ATGGACATCACCATTCACGCAAGCTTCCTCCCGCACGACGACCCGGACGCCTCCCTGGCCTTCTATCGCGACACCCTCGGCTTCGAGGTCCGCAACGACGTGGGAACCGGCAAGATGCGCTGGATCACGGTCGGCCCCGTCGACCAGCCCGGCACCAACATCGTCCTGGCTCCGCCGGCCGCCGACCCCGGCATCACCGACGACGAGCGCCGCACCATCGCCGAGATGATGGCCAAGGGCACCTACGGCTGGATCCTCCTGGCCACCAAGGACGTCGACAGCACCTTCGAGCAGGTGCAGGCCGGCAGCGCCGAGGTCGTCCAGGAGCCGACCGACCAGCCGTACGGCGTGCGCGACTGCGCCTTCCGCGATCCCGCGGGCAACCTGATCCGCATCCAGGAGAAGCGCTGA
- a CDS encoding ATP-binding cassette domain-containing protein, with product MATKTDTQSSAPHAADSHDWIRVHGARENNLKDVSIEIPKRRLTVFTGVSGSGKSSLVFDTIAAESQRMINETYSAFVQGFMPTLARPDVDVLDGLTTAIIVDQQRLGADPRSTVGTATDANAMLRILFSRLGRPYIGGPGAFAFNVPSVRAGGSITVDRGNKKAEKVTFTRTGGMCPNCEGRGTVSDIDLTQLYDDSKSIAEGAFTIPGWKSDNVWTVGIYAESGFLDPNKPIRKYTEKEMQDFLYREPTKVKVNGVNLTYEGLIPKIQKSFLSKDREAMQPHIRAFVDRAVTFTACPECDGTRLAEGARSSKIKGINIADACAMEIRDLAEWVRELDEPSVAPLLAKLQHALDSFEEIGLGYLSLERPAGTLSGGEAQRVKMIRHLGSSLTDVTYVFDEPTIGLHPHDIQRMNNLLLRLRDKGNTVLVVEHKPETIAIADHVVDLGPGAGTAGGTVCFEGTLEGLRAGGTITGRHLDDRAAVKETVRKPTGTLEIRGATANNLQNIDADIPLGVLTVVTGVAGSGKSSLIHGSIPKGEGVVSVDQSPIKGSRRSNPATYTGLLDPIRKAFAKANGVKPALFSANSEGACPTCNGAGVIYTDLAMMAGVSSPCEDCEGKRFQSTVLEYHLGGRDISEVLAMSVTEAEEFFGAGEARTPAAHKILERLADVGLGYLTLGQPLTTLSGGERQRLKLATHMSEKGGVYVLDEPTTGLHLADVEQLLGLLDRLVDSGKSVIVIEHHQAVMAHADWIIDLGPGAGHDGGRIVFEGTPADLVAARSTLTGEHLAAYVGT from the coding sequence ATGGCCACGAAGACGGACACGCAGTCGTCTGCGCCACACGCTGCCGACAGCCACGACTGGATCCGCGTGCACGGCGCACGCGAGAACAACCTCAAGGACGTCAGCATCGAGATCCCGAAGCGCCGGCTGACGGTGTTCACCGGCGTGTCCGGTTCGGGCAAGAGCTCGCTGGTGTTCGACACGATCGCCGCGGAGTCGCAGCGGATGATCAACGAGACGTACAGCGCGTTCGTGCAGGGCTTCATGCCGACGCTGGCGCGGCCCGATGTCGACGTACTCGACGGGCTGACGACCGCGATCATCGTCGACCAGCAGCGGCTGGGTGCCGACCCCCGCTCCACGGTCGGCACCGCCACAGACGCCAACGCGATGCTGCGCATCCTCTTCAGCCGGCTGGGCCGGCCGTACATCGGCGGGCCCGGCGCGTTCGCCTTCAACGTCCCCTCGGTCCGGGCGGGGGGTTCGATCACCGTCGACCGCGGCAACAAGAAGGCGGAGAAGGTCACCTTCACCCGCACCGGCGGCATGTGCCCGAACTGCGAGGGCCGCGGCACGGTCTCCGACATCGACCTCACCCAGCTCTACGACGACTCCAAGTCCATCGCCGAGGGCGCGTTCACCATCCCCGGCTGGAAGTCGGACAACGTGTGGACCGTGGGGATCTACGCCGAGTCGGGCTTCCTCGACCCGAACAAGCCGATCCGCAAGTACACCGAGAAGGAGATGCAGGACTTCCTCTACCGGGAGCCCACCAAGGTGAAGGTCAACGGCGTCAACCTCACCTACGAGGGGCTGATCCCCAAGATCCAGAAGTCGTTCCTCTCCAAGGACCGGGAGGCGATGCAGCCGCACATCCGGGCGTTCGTGGACCGGGCGGTCACCTTCACCGCCTGTCCCGAGTGCGACGGCACCCGGCTCGCCGAGGGGGCCCGGTCCTCCAAGATCAAGGGGATCAACATCGCCGACGCCTGCGCGATGGAGATCCGCGACCTGGCCGAGTGGGTACGGGAGCTCGACGAGCCGTCGGTGGCGCCGCTGCTCGCCAAGCTGCAGCACGCCCTCGACTCGTTCGAGGAGATCGGCCTCGGCTACCTCTCGCTGGAGCGGCCGGCGGGCACGCTGTCGGGCGGTGAGGCGCAGCGCGTTAAGATGATCCGCCACCTCGGCTCCTCGCTCACCGATGTCACGTACGTCTTCGACGAGCCGACGATCGGCCTGCACCCCCATGACATCCAGCGGATGAACAACCTGCTGCTGCGGCTGCGCGACAAGGGCAACACGGTGCTGGTCGTGGAGCACAAGCCGGAGACGATCGCGATCGCCGACCACGTCGTCGACCTCGGCCCCGGCGCCGGTACGGCGGGCGGCACCGTCTGCTTCGAGGGCACGCTCGAGGGGCTGCGGGCCGGCGGCACCATCACCGGCCGCCATCTCGACGACCGGGCGGCCGTGAAGGAGACGGTGCGCAAGCCCACCGGCACGCTGGAGATCCGCGGCGCGACGGCGAACAACCTGCAAAACATCGACGCCGATATCCCGCTCGGGGTGCTGACCGTCGTCACCGGCGTCGCCGGCTCCGGCAAGAGCTCGCTCATCCACGGGTCGATCCCGAAAGGCGAGGGTGTGGTGTCGGTCGACCAGAGCCCGATCAAGGGCTCGCGGCGCAGCAACCCGGCGACGTACACCGGACTGCTCGACCCGATCCGCAAGGCGTTCGCGAAGGCCAACGGCGTCAAGCCGGCGCTGTTCAGCGCCAACTCCGAGGGCGCCTGCCCCACTTGCAACGGCGCCGGCGTCATCTACACCGACCTGGCGATGATGGCCGGCGTCTCCAGCCCCTGCGAGGACTGCGAGGGGAAGCGGTTCCAGTCAACGGTCCTCGAGTACCACCTCGGCGGCCGCGACATCAGCGAGGTGCTCGCGATGTCGGTGACCGAGGCCGAGGAGTTCTTCGGCGCCGGCGAGGCGCGTACGCCCGCCGCGCACAAGATCCTCGAACGGCTCGCCGACGTGGGTCTCGGCTACCTCACTCTCGGCCAGCCGCTCACCACGCTGTCCGGCGGCGAGCGGCAGCGGCTCAAGCTGGCCACCCACATGTCGGAGAAGGGCGGCGTCTACGTCCTCGACGAGCCGACCACCGGCCTCCACCTCGCCGACGTCGAGCAGCTGCTCGGCCTGCTCGACCGGCTCGTCGACTCCGGCAAGTCGGTCATCGTCATCGAGCACCACCAGGCGGTCATGGCGCACGCCGACTGGATCATCGACCTCGGCCCCGGCGCCGGTCACGACGGCGGCCGGATCGTCTTCGAGGGAACCCCCGCCGACCTCGTCGCCGCCCGCTCCACCCTCACCGGCGAGCACCTCGCGGCCTACGTAGGCACCTGA